A single Roseomonas gilardii DNA region contains:
- a CDS encoding Arc family DNA-binding protein, with the protein MARDDPQTRIRMPSALKEALEAAAFEANRSFNAEVIARLEASLEPQPSAEPLRVMLTEMIHRMDRLEARVKDAGIKLDD; encoded by the coding sequence ATGGCCAGAGACGACCCGCAGACACGCATTCGAATGCCTAGTGCGCTCAAGGAGGCGTTGGAGGCTGCGGCCTTCGAGGCCAATCGGTCCTTCAACGCGGAGGTCATTGCTCGTCTCGAAGCATCCCTCGAACCCCAACCAAGCGCCGAACCACTCCGAGTGATGCTGACCGAAATGATCCATCGAATGGATCGACTGGAAGCACGGGTCAAAGATGCTGGGATCAAGCTAGACGACTGA
- a CDS encoding terminase large subunit, with amino-acid sequence MGWDLACPDWEARIRAGRSLVPPLPLDDVAADRAVKVFNRLRLADVPGNPRLADAAGDWFRDIVRALFGSWDEATKTRHIREIFALVPKKNSKTSYGAGLMLTALILNQRPKGKFLLVAPTQDVTELAFDQCRGMIDLDAYLTKRFHVQTHLKKITDRTNGATLEVMSFDPNVLTGQKPTGFLVDEVHVVSKSAKAPSAIGQLRGGMIAQPEAFGLFITTQSEQAPVGVFRAELNRARAIRDGRATGPVLPVLYEFPDDIASDQTKWRDPTNWRMVAPNAGRSITVDRLVQEFDTAQQLGAEEVQRWASQHLNIEIGLGLRSDRWAGADLWQSAAEEVSGPEDLLERCDVIVAGLDGGGADDLFALALIGREHETRRWLMWGKCWAHRIVLERRKQLATTLQDFAHTGELTFVDEPGPEVEEAADLIARVDEAGLLGGVGLDPMGIGEVVDALAERGIEGTDRVKGVPQGWKLSAAIKTLERKLANGTFAHAGQPIMAWNVGNAKVEARGNAVAIDKAAAGSAKIDLLAATLNAAVLMSLNPEASGGPSVYETRDMLVI; translated from the coding sequence ATGGGCTGGGACCTCGCCTGTCCCGATTGGGAAGCGCGTATCCGCGCTGGCCGCAGCCTGGTGCCGCCCCTGCCGCTGGACGATGTGGCGGCCGACCGCGCGGTGAAGGTGTTCAACCGGCTCCGGCTGGCTGACGTGCCGGGCAACCCCCGGCTGGCTGACGCGGCGGGGGACTGGTTTCGCGATATCGTCCGGGCGCTGTTCGGCTCCTGGGACGAAGCCACCAAGACCCGGCACATCCGCGAGATTTTCGCGCTGGTGCCGAAGAAGAACTCGAAGACCAGCTATGGCGCCGGGCTGATGCTGACGGCGCTGATCCTGAACCAGCGGCCGAAGGGCAAGTTCCTGCTGGTGGCGCCGACGCAGGATGTCACCGAGCTGGCTTTCGACCAGTGCCGCGGCATGATCGACCTGGACGCCTACCTGACCAAGCGTTTCCACGTTCAGACGCACCTGAAGAAGATCACCGACCGCACCAACGGCGCCACGCTGGAGGTGATGAGCTTCGACCCGAACGTCCTGACCGGGCAGAAGCCGACCGGGTTCCTGGTGGACGAAGTTCACGTCGTGTCGAAGTCGGCCAAGGCGCCCAGCGCCATCGGCCAGCTCCGCGGCGGCATGATCGCGCAGCCGGAGGCCTTCGGGCTCTTCATCACCACGCAGTCGGAGCAGGCCCCGGTGGGCGTGTTCCGGGCCGAGCTGAACCGGGCGCGGGCCATCCGCGACGGGCGCGCCACCGGGCCGGTGCTGCCGGTCCTGTACGAGTTCCCGGACGATATCGCGTCCGACCAGACGAAATGGCGCGACCCCACCAACTGGCGGATGGTCGCCCCGAACGCCGGCCGGTCCATCACGGTGGACCGCTTGGTGCAGGAATTCGACACGGCGCAGCAGCTCGGGGCCGAGGAGGTCCAGCGCTGGGCGTCGCAGCATCTGAACATCGAGATCGGCCTTGGCCTGCGCTCCGACCGGTGGGCGGGCGCCGACCTATGGCAAAGCGCCGCCGAAGAGGTGTCCGGCCCCGAAGACCTGCTGGAGCGCTGCGACGTGATCGTGGCGGGGCTGGACGGTGGCGGCGCGGACGACCTCTTCGCCCTGGCGTTGATCGGCCGCGAGCACGAGACGCGCCGTTGGCTGATGTGGGGCAAGTGCTGGGCGCATCGGATCGTGCTGGAGCGGCGCAAGCAGCTGGCCACCACCCTGCAGGACTTCGCCCATACCGGCGAGCTGACCTTCGTGGATGAGCCGGGGCCGGAAGTGGAAGAGGCCGCCGACCTGATCGCCCGGGTGGACGAGGCCGGCCTGCTCGGCGGCGTCGGCCTGGACCCGATGGGTATCGGCGAGGTGGTGGACGCGCTGGCGGAACGGGGCATCGAGGGCACCGACCGGGTGAAGGGCGTGCCGCAGGGCTGGAAGCTGTCCGCGGCGATCAAGACGCTGGAGCGGAAACTGGCCAACGGCACCTTCGCCCATGCCGGGCAGCCGATCATGGCCTGGAACGTGGGGAACGCGAAGGTCGAGGCCCGGGGCAACGCGGTGGCGATCGACAAGGCCGCCGCCGGATCCGCGAAGATCGACCTGCTGGCCGCGACGCTGAACGCCGCGGTGCTGATGTCGCTGAACCCCGAGGCCAGCGGCGGCCCATCGGTCTACGAGACCCGCGACATGCTGGTGATCTGA
- a CDS encoding phage portal protein has protein sequence MGILDFFRRAPEAQPASSSPLAEAEAFWGYSLDDPRLLEFMRSGAETLSGAVVTPEKALQNTAVFRCVDLITSTVGSLPLYMKREYPDGRVELATNHPLYDLLLHEPNNFQSPFDFKTYMQRNMLVEGDAFALIIRSRGQIIRLVPLEPGRVTWRQNADWSITYTYQRKSGGQVDYGQGDILHLRGLTHDGIGGMSRTRMAKEAIGLAMSAERAAARLFRNGMLAGGFLSHPKTLSDPAVARLKVGLDALAGADQAGRWVVGEEGLDLKPFPTTAANAQMAELRNQQIEEVARAFGVPRPLLMMDDTSWGSGIEQLGILFVRFGLRTWFSAWEEAIGRACLTLEERKSGLKADFDEQELLRGSMKDQGEFFAKALGAGGGRGWMSQNEVRIVTGLGRSADPDADSLKNPMTQKAGAPGNISGGTSDA, from the coding sequence ATGGGAATACTCGACTTCTTCCGCCGCGCCCCCGAGGCGCAGCCCGCCTCATCCTCGCCCCTGGCGGAAGCCGAGGCGTTCTGGGGCTACTCGCTGGACGATCCGCGCCTGCTGGAGTTCATGCGTTCCGGCGCCGAGACCCTCTCCGGGGCGGTGGTGACGCCGGAGAAGGCGCTGCAGAACACGGCTGTCTTCCGCTGCGTCGATCTGATCACCTCCACGGTCGGCTCCTTGCCGCTCTACATGAAGCGGGAATATCCGGACGGGCGGGTCGAACTCGCGACCAACCATCCCCTGTATGACCTGCTGCTGCACGAGCCGAACAACTTCCAGTCGCCCTTCGACTTCAAGACCTACATGCAGCGCAACATGCTGGTGGAGGGCGATGCCTTCGCTCTGATCATCCGCTCCCGGGGCCAGATCATTCGGCTGGTTCCGCTGGAGCCCGGCCGGGTCACCTGGCGGCAGAACGCGGACTGGTCGATCACCTACACCTATCAGCGCAAATCCGGTGGGCAGGTCGATTACGGGCAAGGCGACATCCTGCACCTGCGGGGCCTGACGCATGACGGCATCGGCGGCATGTCGCGCACCCGCATGGCCAAGGAGGCGATCGGCCTGGCCATGTCGGCGGAGCGTGCGGCGGCCCGGCTGTTCCGCAACGGCATGCTGGCCGGCGGCTTCCTGAGCCATCCGAAGACGCTCAGCGACCCCGCCGTGGCCCGCCTGAAGGTCGGCCTGGATGCGCTGGCCGGCGCAGATCAGGCCGGCCGGTGGGTGGTGGGCGAGGAAGGGCTCGATCTGAAGCCGTTCCCCACCACCGCGGCGAATGCACAGATGGCCGAGCTGCGGAACCAGCAGATCGAGGAAGTGGCGCGGGCCTTCGGGGTGCCGCGCCCGCTCCTCATGATGGACGACACGAGCTGGGGCTCGGGCATCGAGCAGCTCGGCATCCTCTTCGTCCGCTTCGGGCTGCGGACCTGGTTCTCGGCCTGGGAAGAGGCCATCGGTCGGGCCTGCCTGACGCTGGAAGAGCGCAAGTCGGGCCTCAAGGCGGATTTCGACGAGCAGGAGCTGCTGCGCGGCTCCATGAAGGACCAGGGCGAGTTCTTCGCAAAGGCCCTCGGCGCTGGCGGCGGTCGAGGCTGGATGTCCCAGAACGAGGTTCGCATCGTCACAGGCCTTGGTCGCAGCGCCGATCCGGATGCCGACAGCCTGAAGAACCCCATGACCCAGAAGGCCGGCGCGCCCGGCAACATCAGTGGAGGGACCAGCGATGCATGA
- a CDS encoding phage major capsid protein — protein sequence MNRAALLAATTALGSSLATPPRAVFARPRADAGGDPSKILADLQKAFSEFKAENDARLKGKADVVTDEKVERINADVGKLQAAIDDLNTRLAAAQAGAGTQEPVSPEDRAYASDFREWFKSGDKESGIRAAQRTGIRAAMSAGSSADGGYVAPVEWDRQITGKLKIISPFRQYATVQSITGQGYTHLYSDRAVGSGWVGETAARPATSTPQLASLEFRTGQIYAFPFATQDILDDALINIEEWLGGEVETEFARQEGIAFAGGDGVNKPYGILTYVTGGTNAARHPWGAIPTVNTGDAAKITLDGFIDLIYNLPAAFQSNAKLFMNRQSVATARKIKDAAGGYLWQPSVEAGQPSTILGAPIVDLPDMANVAANAIVALYGDMAATYVVVDRIGIRVLRDAISNKPYVGFYTTKRVGGGVKNPEPMRALKVAA from the coding sequence ATGAACCGGGCCGCCCTGCTGGCGGCAACCACCGCGCTCGGCTCCAGCCTGGCGACCCCGCCCCGTGCCGTCTTCGCGCGCCCGCGCGCCGATGCCGGGGGCGACCCGAGCAAGATCCTGGCCGACCTGCAGAAGGCCTTCTCCGAATTCAAGGCAGAGAACGACGCGCGCCTGAAGGGCAAGGCCGATGTGGTCACCGACGAGAAGGTGGAGCGCATCAACGCCGATGTCGGCAAGCTGCAGGCGGCCATCGACGACCTGAACACCCGCCTCGCCGCGGCGCAGGCCGGCGCCGGCACTCAGGAGCCGGTCTCCCCGGAGGACCGGGCCTACGCCTCCGACTTCAGGGAGTGGTTCAAGAGCGGCGACAAGGAGAGCGGCATCCGCGCCGCGCAGCGCACCGGCATCCGCGCCGCGATGTCGGCCGGCTCCTCGGCGGATGGTGGCTATGTCGCCCCGGTGGAGTGGGACCGCCAGATCACCGGCAAGCTGAAGATCATCTCGCCGTTCCGGCAGTACGCCACGGTGCAGTCCATCACCGGGCAGGGCTACACCCACCTGTACAGCGACCGTGCGGTGGGCTCCGGCTGGGTCGGCGAGACCGCCGCGCGGCCGGCCACCTCCACGCCGCAGCTGGCGTCCCTGGAGTTCCGCACCGGGCAGATCTACGCCTTCCCCTTCGCCACCCAGGACATTCTCGACGATGCCCTGATCAACATCGAGGAGTGGCTGGGGGGCGAGGTCGAGACCGAGTTCGCCCGCCAGGAGGGCATCGCCTTCGCCGGCGGCGATGGCGTGAACAAGCCCTACGGCATCCTGACCTATGTGACCGGCGGCACCAACGCTGCCCGTCACCCCTGGGGCGCCATCCCGACCGTGAACACGGGCGATGCCGCCAAGATCACGCTCGATGGCTTCATCGACCTGATCTACAACCTGCCGGCCGCCTTCCAGTCCAATGCGAAGCTGTTCATGAACCGCCAGTCGGTCGCGACGGCCCGCAAGATCAAGGATGCCGCCGGCGGCTACCTGTGGCAGCCCTCGGTCGAGGCGGGACAGCCCTCGACCATCCTCGGCGCGCCGATCGTGGACCTGCCGGACATGGCCAATGTGGCCGCCAACGCCATCGTGGCGCTCTACGGCGACATGGCCGCGACCTATGTCGTGGTGGATCGGATCGGCATCCGCGTGCTGCGCGATGCGATCAGCAATAAACCTTATGTTGGGTTCTATACGACCAAACGAGTTGGCGGGGGCGTCAAGAACCCCGAGCCGATGCGCGCCCTCAAGGTCGCCGCCTGA
- a CDS encoding head maturation protease, ClpP-related — translation MHDRSLRVLARARPGRIDARKPGDVTAPPQPGAFDRWNAGIRAAGEVGENVITMYDVIGEDYWSGGGVTAKRVAAALRSIGARDVEVHINSPGGDMFEGISIYNMLREHPGKITVKVLGLAASAASVIAMAGDEVQIGAASFLMIHNCWVVAVGNRFDMRETADWLEPFDAAMADVYSARTGQEKAQVEEWMGANKGDGTYFSGSQAVDLGFADALLSSDDVTESAEARAEGKSKSALLKVELGLCASMSRTQARSLITEIKGKPDAALNAKPDAGDLSWIGAAADLTNLLRS, via the coding sequence ATGCATGATCGCTCCCTGCGCGTCCTGGCCCGGGCCCGCCCCGGCCGGATCGACGCGCGCAAGCCCGGCGACGTGACGGCACCGCCGCAGCCGGGCGCCTTCGACCGCTGGAACGCGGGCATCCGCGCCGCCGGCGAGGTCGGGGAGAACGTGATCACGATGTATGACGTGATCGGCGAGGACTACTGGAGCGGCGGCGGCGTCACCGCCAAGCGGGTGGCCGCCGCGCTGCGCTCGATCGGTGCCCGGGATGTGGAGGTCCACATCAACTCCCCGGGCGGCGACATGTTCGAGGGCATCTCGATCTACAACATGCTGCGGGAGCACCCTGGCAAGATCACCGTCAAGGTGCTCGGCCTGGCCGCCTCCGCCGCCTCCGTCATCGCCATGGCGGGGGATGAGGTGCAGATCGGCGCCGCCTCCTTCCTCATGATCCACAACTGCTGGGTCGTGGCCGTCGGCAACCGCTTCGACATGCGCGAAACGGCCGACTGGCTGGAGCCCTTCGACGCCGCCATGGCCGATGTCTACTCCGCTCGCACCGGCCAGGAAAAGGCGCAGGTCGAGGAGTGGATGGGGGCCAACAAGGGCGATGGCACCTACTTCTCCGGCTCCCAGGCGGTGGATCTCGGCTTCGCCGACGCCCTCCTGTCCTCCGACGACGTGACCGAAAGCGCCGAAGCGCGAGCCGAGGGCAAGTCGAAGAGCGCCCTTCTGAAGGTCGAGCTTGGGCTTTGCGCCAGCATGTCGCGCACCCAGGCGCGCTCCCTCATCACCGAGATCAAGGGCAAGCCGGACGCTGCCCTGAACGCCAAGCCGGACGCTGGCGACCTGAGCTGGATCGGCGCGGCTGCCGATCTGACCAACCTCCTCCGTTCCTGA
- a CDS encoding phage tail terminator-like protein has translation MSSPEVYQDARTLIADGAAQIGLPVAWPNAAFDVPEPPAPFLAVEVMGDGAEPYELGGGVWVEDGTIEVAVVVPTGTGIEQGLTLRKAVAGWFRGLPAREVTYDRFILDAGAMDEDGNWFRLPLRISYRFQSISL, from the coding sequence ATGTCTTCACCTGAGGTCTACCAGGACGCCCGCACGCTGATCGCCGACGGCGCCGCGCAGATCGGCCTGCCGGTCGCTTGGCCGAACGCGGCGTTCGATGTGCCAGAGCCCCCCGCCCCCTTCCTCGCGGTCGAGGTGATGGGCGACGGCGCCGAGCCCTACGAGCTGGGCGGCGGGGTCTGGGTCGAGGACGGCACGATCGAGGTCGCCGTGGTGGTGCCGACCGGCACCGGCATCGAGCAGGGCCTCACGCTGCGCAAGGCGGTCGCCGGATGGTTCCGCGGCCTGCCGGCCCGTGAGGTCACCTATGACCGTTTCATCCTCGACGCGGGCGCGATGGATGAGGACGGCAACTGGTTCAGGCTGCCTTTGAGAATTTCCTACCGGTTCCAATCGATCAGTCTCTGA
- a CDS encoding phage tail tube protein, whose protein sequence is MTATSGYTAGVESNLVQLAYVQETAWGVTPTAKLQNIRFTGESLRGQKSRQRPSEINTNRVASAAVTTDETASGGIDFALSYGTYDDLLAGLLGGEWVPGTGNAVLTNGLVFKSFTFEKRFGSALFLQYPGSFISGGTLNIARGQFLSGSLNVLAKQELKAITSASTGGTYTAATTGRVMDPVGGVRDVQMDGAAVQAVCNSITLNISNDGAAADFGLGSAAAQGMRMGNFLVGGSAEFYFRDFTLYDRFKSEAQGNFSFRTLDAAGNAYKFELPASALMNPTVNAGGPGQPVLARYDLEGNPNASGVALQITRTPIV, encoded by the coding sequence GTGACCGCTACGTCCGGATATACCGCTGGCGTCGAAAGCAACCTCGTCCAACTTGCATACGTGCAAGAGACGGCTTGGGGTGTGACGCCTACTGCAAAATTGCAGAACATCCGCTTCACGGGCGAGAGCCTGCGCGGCCAGAAGAGCCGCCAGCGCCCGAGCGAGATCAACACCAACCGCGTGGCCTCGGCCGCCGTGACCACCGACGAGACGGCCTCGGGCGGCATCGACTTCGCGCTGAGCTACGGCACCTATGACGACCTGCTGGCCGGCCTGCTCGGTGGCGAGTGGGTGCCGGGCACCGGCAACGCGGTGCTGACCAACGGGCTGGTCTTCAAGAGCTTCACCTTCGAGAAGCGCTTCGGCTCGGCCCTGTTCCTGCAGTATCCCGGCTCCTTCATCTCGGGCGGCACGCTGAACATCGCGCGCGGCCAGTTCCTGTCAGGCTCGCTGAACGTGCTGGCGAAGCAGGAGCTGAAGGCCATCACCTCCGCGTCCACCGGCGGCACCTACACCGCTGCCACGACCGGCCGCGTCATGGACCCGGTGGGCGGCGTGCGCGACGTGCAGATGGACGGTGCGGCGGTCCAGGCGGTCTGCAACAGCATCACCCTGAACATCAGCAACGACGGCGCCGCGGCGGATTTCGGCCTGGGCTCGGCGGCGGCGCAGGGCATGCGGATGGGCAACTTCCTGGTCGGTGGCTCGGCGGAGTTCTACTTCCGCGACTTCACCCTCTACGACCGGTTCAAGTCCGAGGCGCAGGGCAACTTCTCCTTCCGCACGCTCGATGCGGCCGGCAACGCCTACAAGTTCGAGCTGCCCGCCTCCGCCCTGATGAACCCCACGGTCAATGCCGGCGGCCCTGGCCAGCCGGTCCTTGCACGTTACGATTTGGAGGGAAATCCCAACGCTTCTGGCGTCGCCCTGCAAATCACGCGGACGCCGATCGTCTGA
- a CDS encoding Rha family transcriptional regulator — protein MIEQNIVQPTVDGQKKTALEPKVTVKDGRIWADSRDVASFFGREHKNVLRDIRGLHCSPEFHRLNFAPFKINDLTGESTSHYEMTKSGFAFLVMGFTGREAGRFKEAYIARFDEMEAELRDRGPADIAAMLNDPMALRSMLIGYSERVMTLEAQVAADKPKTVFYDRFANADGLYGIQNASRALGLPPNKLSSLLKQGYLFYQGGNLVAKAVYREQGLFEMKNSLDDQGKTRFQTFVTPKGLLYFARKFGLTVQPKAEELN, from the coding sequence GTGATCGAACAGAACATAGTGCAGCCGACCGTCGATGGCCAGAAGAAGACGGCTCTGGAACCCAAGGTGACGGTCAAAGACGGTCGCATCTGGGCCGATAGCCGCGATGTGGCTTCGTTCTTCGGGCGCGAGCACAAGAATGTCCTCCGCGACATTCGGGGATTGCATTGCTCCCCGGAATTCCATCGGCTCAATTTTGCGCCGTTCAAAATCAATGACTTAACCGGAGAAAGCACCTCCCACTACGAGATGACGAAGAGCGGCTTCGCCTTCCTCGTCATGGGCTTTACCGGCCGGGAAGCGGGCAGGTTCAAAGAGGCCTACATCGCCCGGTTCGACGAGATGGAGGCCGAGCTTCGGGATCGCGGGCCGGCCGATATCGCGGCCATGCTGAACGACCCCATGGCGCTCCGCAGCATGCTCATCGGCTACAGCGAGCGTGTCATGACCCTTGAGGCGCAGGTCGCGGCGGACAAGCCGAAGACGGTCTTCTACGACCGCTTCGCCAATGCCGATGGCCTGTACGGCATCCAGAATGCCAGCCGGGCTCTCGGCTTGCCGCCCAACAAGCTCTCGTCTCTGCTGAAGCAGGGCTACCTATTCTACCAGGGCGGGAACCTCGTCGCGAAGGCGGTGTACCGGGAACAGGGCCTGTTCGAGATGAAGAACAGCCTGGACGATCAGGGCAAGACCCGTTTCCAGACCTTCGTCACTCCGAAGGGGCTTCTGTATTTTGCGCGGAAGTTCGGCCTCACTGTGCAGCCGAAGGCGGAGGAACTGAACTGA
- a CDS encoding phage tail assembly chaperone, producing MEETEEEERPDKPEVEDWLAWVWRAWHALHDERSHTLVGISVPLGAMILKPRPGRIPWSAVDRWCRRHRYCRSQQDFLHRMVRAMDQEFLAWWASKEGKG from the coding sequence ATCGAGGAGACGGAGGAAGAGGAGCGGCCCGACAAGCCGGAGGTGGAGGACTGGCTCGCCTGGGTGTGGCGGGCCTGGCACGCGCTCCACGACGAGCGGTCGCATACCCTGGTGGGCATCTCGGTGCCCCTGGGCGCGATGATCCTGAAGCCCAGGCCTGGGCGCATCCCCTGGTCCGCCGTCGATCGCTGGTGCCGCCGGCACCGCTATTGCCGGTCGCAGCAGGATTTCCTGCATCGGATGGTCCGAGCGATGGACCAGGAATTCCTGGCCTGGTGGGCCTCGAAGGAGGGCAAGGGTTGA